In a genomic window of Fibrobacter sp. UWH4:
- the leuC gene encoding 3-isopropylmalate dehydratase large subunit — MGKSLYQKIFESHTVAKLPSGQCQLFIGLHLCHEVTSPQAFAQLREEGQKVLFPERTFATVDHIIPTTFPERNRPLKDGISEEMFSHIENNTKNNGIKFFGPATAEQGVIHIVGPEEGVTQPGMTVACGDSHTATHGAFGAIAFGIGTSQVADVLATQTLAMSPLKTRRIKFTGKLKPGVTAKDVALAYIAKLGVNGGVGYAYEFAGPVIEEMGMEGRMTVCNMAIEGGARVGYCNPDEKTFEYLKGRPYAPKADKWDEAVAYWKSVATDADAQFDDEVEINCDNLEPMVTWGITPAQAIPLNGNMPKIDEFTGSEKKVISEAYEYMGWEEGSKMIGRPIDIAFVGSCTNGRLSDLQAAAEIIKGHKVAPTVKMWVVPGSMKIKVEAEALGLDKIFKEAGAEWREAGCSLCLAMNPDKLKGRQVSASSSNRNFKGRQGSPTGRTILMSPAMVAAAAIEGCVTDVRKYIK; from the coding sequence ATGGGAAAATCACTCTATCAGAAGATTTTTGAAAGCCACACGGTAGCTAAGCTCCCGAGCGGCCAGTGCCAGCTCTTTATCGGGCTCCACCTCTGCCACGAAGTCACGAGCCCGCAGGCTTTTGCGCAGCTCCGCGAAGAAGGCCAGAAGGTTCTGTTCCCGGAACGCACGTTCGCCACGGTGGACCACATCATTCCGACTACCTTCCCGGAACGTAACCGCCCGCTCAAGGACGGCATTTCCGAAGAGATGTTCTCCCATATCGAAAACAACACCAAGAACAACGGCATCAAGTTCTTTGGCCCCGCCACCGCCGAACAGGGCGTAATCCACATCGTGGGCCCCGAAGAAGGCGTGACCCAGCCGGGCATGACCGTTGCCTGCGGTGACTCCCACACGGCAACCCACGGTGCATTCGGCGCTATCGCATTCGGTATCGGCACAAGCCAGGTGGCAGACGTTCTCGCCACCCAGACCCTCGCCATGAGCCCCTTGAAGACTCGCCGCATCAAGTTCACCGGCAAGCTCAAGCCGGGTGTAACCGCCAAGGACGTGGCTCTTGCCTACATCGCTAAGCTCGGCGTGAACGGTGGCGTTGGCTACGCTTACGAATTTGCCGGTCCGGTCATCGAAGAAATGGGCATGGAAGGCCGTATGACGGTCTGCAACATGGCTATCGAAGGCGGCGCCCGCGTCGGTTACTGCAACCCCGACGAAAAGACTTTCGAATACCTCAAGGGCCGTCCGTACGCCCCGAAGGCCGACAAGTGGGACGAAGCAGTCGCATACTGGAAGTCCGTGGCTACCGACGCCGACGCCCAGTTTGACGACGAAGTCGAAATCAACTGCGACAACCTCGAACCGATGGTCACCTGGGGTATCACTCCGGCCCAGGCCATCCCGCTGAACGGCAACATGCCGAAGATTGATGAATTTACCGGCAGCGAAAAGAAGGTCATCTCCGAAGCCTACGAATACATGGGCTGGGAAGAAGGTTCCAAGATGATTGGCCGCCCCATCGACATCGCCTTCGTGGGTAGCTGCACCAACGGCCGCCTCAGCGACTTGCAGGCCGCCGCCGAAATCATCAAGGGCCACAAGGTCGCCCCGACCGTGAAGATGTGGGTCGTTCCGGGCTCCATGAAGATCAAGGTGGAAGCCGAAGCTCTCGGTCTCGACAAGATTTTCAAGGAAGCCGGTGCCGAATGGCGCGAAGCGGGCTGCTCGCTCTGCCTCGCCATGAACCCAGACAAGCTCAAGGGCCGCCAGGTGAGTGCCTCCTCCAGTAACCGTAACTTCAAGGGCCGTCAGGGCAGCCCCACGGGCCGCACCATCCTCATGAGCCCCGCCATGGTGGCCGCCGCCGCCATCGAAGGCTGTGTCACCGACGTCCGCAAGTACATCAAGTAA